The Azotosporobacter soli genome contains a region encoding:
- a CDS encoding sensor histidine kinase, with the protein MAHLSIRNRLLSVFLVLITLTIAALGSYFLWYFHRYNISNLTTHLVTHAHITEQFVREYLGGIYDRHSLDNKIKEISTSTAIRITVIETDGTVLADSWENPSSMDNHRTRPEVSSALTGHQDTATRYSSTLQQNALYVAVPVFDATNQIRGVVRVSSTLTAVDAGFAEIRSAIFTALFLTLCLASLISLRLARQFTAPLESMTRLAKEIGAGHLEQRLHIRTGDELEVLAHTLNNLASNLDDTLAEIKEEKSKLELILSHMDNGLFLLDRQGRITNANRKAKELFNLKASMLGQHNLTVLGYNQFDVALRKVVAEHCSLTLDLRTSAKDANRFFQIFLGPIESEKGVQAVLAVFHDITALKELQERQAEFINNASHELATPLTSIKGFAETLLSDDPIDAALQQKFVRIIFSEAERMQRLVQDLLQLARLQPEEYRKQVSFQNIEMTDLLHEVIQEFAPRFAKKELHFSSNCAEVSPSPVWGHGDYLKQVLINLLDNACKYTPSGGRLTLHCSQANERLYIALKDSGIGIQQQHLPLLLDRFYRVDKSRSRQEGGTGLGLSIVKFILDLHDGTIDFVSKPDEGTTVTISLPLATKQDHTAI; encoded by the coding sequence ATGGCTCACTTATCGATTCGGAACCGCCTATTAAGCGTGTTTCTCGTGCTTATCACTCTGACAATTGCCGCATTAGGCAGTTATTTTCTTTGGTATTTTCATCGTTATAACATCTCAAATCTTACGACGCATCTGGTAACACACGCCCATATCACAGAACAATTCGTCCGCGAATATCTCGGCGGCATCTATGACCGCCATAGCCTGGATAATAAAATCAAGGAAATCTCCACCAGTACAGCCATCCGCATCACCGTCATCGAGACAGACGGCACCGTATTGGCCGATTCCTGGGAAAATCCAAGCAGCATGGATAATCATCGCACTCGCCCGGAAGTCAGCTCAGCGCTAACCGGTCACCAGGACACCGCGACGCGTTACAGCAGCACACTGCAGCAAAATGCTTTGTATGTGGCCGTTCCTGTTTTTGATGCAACCAATCAGATTCGCGGCGTCGTACGTGTGTCAAGCACCTTGACCGCAGTCGATGCCGGATTTGCCGAGATACGCTCCGCTATTTTCACAGCGCTCTTTTTAACGCTCTGTCTGGCTAGTCTGATCAGCCTCCGTCTTGCCCGCCAATTCACGGCGCCGCTGGAATCGATGACCCGGCTGGCAAAAGAGATCGGCGCCGGCCACCTCGAGCAGCGCCTTCACATTCGCACCGGCGACGAATTGGAAGTTCTTGCGCATACGCTAAACAACTTGGCCTCAAACCTAGACGACACTTTGGCGGAGATCAAAGAAGAAAAGTCTAAACTGGAATTGATCCTTTCACACATGGATAACGGCCTTTTCCTGCTGGATCGCCAGGGGCGCATTACCAACGCCAATCGGAAAGCCAAAGAATTATTCAACCTTAAAGCCAGCATGCTCGGCCAACACAATTTGACCGTGCTTGGTTACAATCAATTCGACGTCGCACTGCGCAAGGTCGTCGCGGAGCATTGCTCCTTGACGCTTGATCTGCGAACCAGCGCCAAAGACGCGAATCGCTTTTTCCAAATCTTCCTCGGCCCGATCGAGTCGGAAAAAGGCGTTCAGGCGGTTCTGGCCGTTTTTCATGACATCACGGCTCTGAAAGAGTTGCAGGAGCGCCAAGCGGAATTCATCAACAATGCTTCCCACGAATTGGCCACGCCGCTTACTTCGATTAAAGGTTTCGCCGAAACGCTGCTCAGCGACGATCCGATCGATGCCGCCTTGCAGCAAAAATTTGTCCGTATTATCTTTAGTGAAGCGGAACGCATGCAACGCCTTGTTCAGGATTTGCTCCAGCTGGCACGCCTGCAACCCGAGGAATACCGCAAGCAGGTTTCCTTTCAAAATATTGAAATGACCGACTTATTGCACGAAGTCATTCAAGAATTTGCGCCCCGCTTTGCTAAAAAGGAGCTTCACTTCAGCAGCAATTGCGCAGAAGTTTCACCGTCTCCTGTTTGGGGACACGGCGATTATTTAAAACAGGTTTTGATCAACCTGCTTGATAACGCCTGCAAATACACCCCTTCCGGCGGACGGCTAACGCTTCATTGCAGTCAGGCCAATGAGCGCCTCTACATCGCACTAAAAGACAGCGGCATCGGCATTCAACAGCAACATTTGCCGCTCTTGCTTGACCGTTTCTATCGCGTCGACAAGAGCCGTTCCCGCCAGGAAGGCGGCACGGGCCTTGGCCTGTCGATTGTGAAATTCATCCTGGACTTGCACGACGGTACAATCGACTTCGTCAGCAAACCGGATGAAGGCACGACTGTCACAATCAGTCTGCCTTTGGCAACAAAGCAAGATCATACTGCTATTTAG
- a CDS encoding YitT family protein, giving the protein MPSTHKRESRKHLFLRYCFLQLGSILAAAGLEFFLIPNQVIDGGVVGISIMLSYLFHQPLSLFLLILNLPFLYLGYKQIGISFALSTLFSVISLSYWVAVFHPIPGLTTDLFLATVFGGIILGIGVGLIIRYGGSLDGTEIVAILLDKRTGFSVGETILFMNLFILASAGLVFGWDKAMYSLVAYFIAFKVIDVTIEGLDESKGVMIVTDEPEEIAAALMDRLGRGVTILHGQGGYSGEAKEVLYSVVTRLEVAKLKSIIHEKDPSAFVTIHEVHEVLGGRVKKKAIH; this is encoded by the coding sequence ATGCCAAGCACTCACAAACGCGAAAGTCGCAAACATCTATTTCTCCGCTACTGTTTTCTTCAACTCGGTTCGATCCTGGCCGCCGCCGGTCTTGAATTTTTTCTGATTCCAAATCAGGTCATCGACGGCGGCGTGGTCGGCATTTCGATCATGTTGAGCTATCTTTTCCACCAACCGCTCAGTCTCTTTCTGCTGATCCTGAATCTTCCGTTTCTCTATCTTGGCTACAAACAAATCGGCATCTCTTTTGCCCTATCGACGCTCTTTTCGGTCATCAGCCTCTCGTATTGGGTCGCTGTCTTTCATCCGATTCCCGGACTTACGACGGATCTTTTTCTTGCCACGGTTTTTGGCGGCATCATTCTTGGCATCGGTGTCGGTTTGATCATTCGCTACGGCGGATCGCTGGACGGAACAGAGATCGTCGCCATTTTACTCGACAAACGCACCGGCTTTTCCGTCGGTGAAACGATACTCTTCATGAACCTGTTCATCTTGGCCAGCGCCGGCCTTGTCTTCGGCTGGGACAAGGCTATGTATTCACTGGTCGCTTATTTCATCGCCTTTAAGGTCATTGACGTTACGATCGAAGGTCTTGATGAGTCAAAGGGCGTTATGATCGTTACCGACGAACCAGAAGAAATCGCCGCTGCATTGATGGATCGCCTGGGACGCGGCGTCACCATCCTGCATGGTCAAGGCGGCTATAGCGGTGAGGCAAAAGAAGTATTGTATTCCGTCGTCACCCGCTTGGAAGTGGCTAAATTAAAATCAATCATTCACGAAAAAGACCCTTCCGCCTTCGTTACCATTCATGAAGTCCACGAAGTCCTCGGCGGGCGGGTGAAAAAGAAAGCCATCCATTAG
- a CDS encoding HAD family hydrolase — protein sequence MIKQVLFDLDGTLLPMNNEEFAKTYFHYLGSHVKEVMEPKVVIEQLLTATTLMVKDKDSSLTNEEVFMKHFTAGLGAQADRVVARIMDFYENAFWQLRKVTRPAVAARQAVEIVLQRGGVAVIATNPIFPRLATQQRLVWAGLESYAFPLVTVYENSHFCKPNPDYYQEIIDRMGWRAEECLMVGNDVEEDLIAGCLGIKTCLVTDDLINDKQLAVQADYVTTRQELPLLLERIL from the coding sequence ATGATAAAACAGGTTTTATTTGATTTGGACGGAACCTTACTGCCGATGAATAATGAGGAGTTTGCCAAAACCTATTTTCATTATTTAGGAAGCCATGTCAAGGAAGTCATGGAACCTAAAGTCGTCATAGAGCAGTTGTTGACTGCAACCACGCTTATGGTCAAGGACAAGGATTCGTCACTTACCAATGAAGAGGTCTTCATGAAGCATTTTACTGCGGGGCTTGGCGCACAGGCAGATCGGGTCGTTGCACGGATCATGGACTTTTATGAAAATGCTTTTTGGCAGTTGCGTAAGGTCACGCGTCCCGCTGTCGCAGCCCGCCAAGCGGTAGAAATCGTGCTGCAAAGAGGCGGCGTAGCCGTCATCGCGACCAATCCGATTTTTCCGCGTCTTGCGACACAACAACGCTTGGTCTGGGCAGGATTAGAATCCTATGCTTTTCCGTTGGTGACGGTTTATGAAAACAGTCATTTTTGTAAACCGAATCCGGACTATTACCAGGAAATTATCGATCGGATGGGTTGGCGGGCGGAAGAGTGCCTAATGGTCGGCAATGATGTCGAAGAGGATCTGATTGCCGGATGCTTAGGGATTAAAACGTGTCTGGTGACAGACGACTTGATTAATGACAAACAATTGGCGGTTCAGGCCGACTATGTCACGACACGCCAGGAATTGCCGCTGCTCTTGGAGCGAATACTCTAG
- the phoU gene encoding phosphate signaling complex protein PhoU, whose product MNVSGVRQHYQNDLEALRQEILDMGNRVEKAIGGAVKALSTQDEGLARQIMAGDDAIDEMEKDIEDKCMMLIARQQPLAMDLRIVATGLKIATDLERVGDHAFDIAKITLEVIGQPLIKPLVDIPRMADSARKMVKDSLRAYIELDTQLAAEVCAADDEVDAIYQQVFRELLTYMMQDHKNIQQAAQLLFVARYLERVADHATNIGEWVIYLATGQRMRKQ is encoded by the coding sequence ATGAACGTAAGCGGTGTACGTCAGCATTATCAAAATGATCTGGAAGCGTTGCGCCAGGAAATCCTCGATATGGGGAACCGGGTGGAAAAAGCGATCGGCGGCGCCGTAAAAGCGCTGAGTACGCAGGATGAGGGCCTGGCCAGACAGATCATGGCGGGCGATGATGCGATTGATGAGATGGAAAAGGATATTGAAGACAAGTGCATGATGCTGATTGCCAGACAGCAGCCGCTCGCGATGGATCTTCGGATCGTAGCAACCGGACTCAAAATCGCCACGGATCTGGAACGGGTCGGCGATCATGCCTTTGATATTGCGAAGATAACATTGGAGGTGATCGGTCAGCCGCTGATTAAGCCTCTCGTTGATATTCCGCGCATGGCGGACAGCGCACGCAAGATGGTCAAGGATTCGCTGCGTGCTTATATAGAGCTTGACACGCAGCTGGCCGCAGAGGTATGCGCGGCCGATGATGAAGTGGATGCCATTTATCAGCAGGTCTTTCGCGAACTTCTCACTTACATGATGCAGGATCATAAGAACATCCAGCAAGCCGCGCAACTCTTATTCGTGGCGCGTTATCTCGAACGCGTGGCCGATCATGCGACGAACATAGGCGAATGGGTGATTTACCTCGCGACGGGACAGCGTATGCGTAAACAGTAA